In Nonomuraea muscovyensis, the following proteins share a genomic window:
- a CDS encoding DUF742 domain-containing protein: MYGVDGTGDDEPLFRPYAVTGGRSEPRYHLAMETLISSMSIPDDEMALLTPEQEAIMQLCRTFRSVAEISALLRVPLGVARVLVADMSDEGLVRLHQPRLSQGQPDLNMLERVLSGLRRL; this comes from the coding sequence GTGTACGGCGTTGACGGGACCGGGGACGACGAGCCCCTGTTCCGTCCGTACGCGGTGACCGGCGGCCGATCCGAGCCGCGCTACCACCTGGCGATGGAGACGCTGATCTCGTCCATGTCGATCCCGGACGACGAGATGGCCCTGCTCACCCCCGAGCAGGAGGCCATCATGCAGCTCTGCCGCACGTTCCGGTCGGTCGCCGAGATCTCGGCCTTGCTCCGTGTCCCGCTGGGCGTGGCGCGGGTGCTGGTGGCGGACATGTCCGACGAAGGGCTTGTCCGCCTGCACCAGCCACGCCTCAGCCAGGGACAGCCAGACCTCAACATGCTCGAAAGGGTGCTCAGTGGACTTCGCAGGCTCTAG
- a CDS encoding roadblock/LC7 domain-containing protein codes for MTTLSHEAHRFDWLITDFVRNTPGVAHAVVVSADGLCLASSEGFPPDRADQLAAVSAGLLSLTVGASRVFEGGAVTQTVVEMQRGLLIVMAISDGSVITVLAAPDCDMGLVAYQMTLLVDRAGQVLTPALRAELQAARTR; via the coding sequence GTGACAACCCTTAGCCACGAGGCGCATCGGTTCGACTGGCTGATCACCGACTTCGTGCGCAACACGCCCGGGGTCGCGCACGCGGTCGTCGTCTCCGCCGATGGCCTGTGCCTGGCGAGCTCCGAGGGCTTCCCGCCGGACCGGGCCGACCAGCTCGCCGCGGTGTCGGCCGGTCTGCTGAGCCTGACCGTGGGCGCGTCCCGCGTGTTCGAGGGCGGCGCCGTGACGCAGACCGTCGTCGAGATGCAGCGCGGTCTGCTCATCGTGATGGCGATCAGCGACGGCTCGGTGATCACCGTGCTGGCCGCGCCCGACTGCGACATGGGCCTCGTGGCCTACCAGATGACCCTGCTGGTGGACCGTGCCGGGCAGGTCTTGACGCCCGCCCTGCGGGCGGAGCTGCAGGCGGCAAGGACTCGGTGA
- a CDS encoding sensor histidine kinase, whose protein sequence is MTTGISESGTPAERDRAKRSLSRLGLRNWRVRWRLTALILVPTVVCVALGGARVVGSVQSIEDYDRTTRAAQQAERIRDLVQALGLERDTGGWLDAARNLRKRLAKPYAERKAAVDELATKVRADLDTMDESYGSRVQEVVKRTRLDLNQLGRTRGEGQRDTTRYDSVLDTLLRLHDELGLLSEDPQIIGQFRALSAIARAKEEVSRQRVQLLKGYYNSASVDAKEVERFIASNASQRAAIATVGLEAGPQVGMKLQKELTIPQYYNTELTKSRAITLASGKAPGVRLRQDLLASTDAKVTPPDQWFTDNATTINALHKVEREISGALALRGGELRDAEIRAAVIAGALILALLLLVLLLTVAIARSMVTPLRRLRTEALEVAGFRLPDVVRQLRLSGDSVPEIRPIDVEGNDEIGEVARAFDQVHRQAVRLAGEEAELRSNISSMFVNLSRRTQTLVERQISLIDGLEKGEQDGGRLADLFKLDHLATRMRRNSENLLVLAGHEPSRRRSQPAKLVDVVRASLSEVEGYERVQVKVHRGTSVLGSVANDLVHLVAELVENALQFSPSNAPVVVTSSLVDGGGALLSVTDAGISMTEEELGEANRRLAEPPVVDVSVSRRMGLFVVGRLALRHGIRVQLRKGNANGLVAMVLLPPALVTDGSQKPLPQRPAFGGSAAATPQAGGPGGVPVQNGTFRSFNSLDSFGSRGAARGGPPAAGAGTGSAADPLNGPAIGPATGPAVAPGAGANGAGGTGGANGVGGANGPGPGRNGAPRFTADTDGGAFRQQSLDTGGYPSYPSPSYPSTDRPGFPSYPSTESGGFQTPPPASPPAGPPTPSFSTAEVRRPDPHPSVDVSPMDSGEEYLPIFASVESAWFRRPPGEQAPAPAASAANQGEATPAQAVPSGEEAWRTAADAGWRAAAAASDPSLGGITAAGLPKRTPKANLVPGTASPSSAQPQRQAQRAPAPPVSAERMRSRMASYQQGVRRGRAEVREQEERE, encoded by the coding sequence GTGACAACGGGGATCTCGGAGAGCGGCACACCCGCCGAGCGGGACCGTGCGAAGCGGTCACTGTCACGGCTGGGGCTGCGCAACTGGCGCGTAAGGTGGCGCCTGACCGCGCTCATCCTCGTTCCCACCGTCGTTTGCGTCGCGCTCGGGGGAGCGCGCGTGGTCGGCTCGGTGCAGAGCATCGAGGACTACGACCGCACGACGCGCGCCGCCCAGCAGGCGGAGCGGATCCGCGACCTGGTCCAGGCGCTCGGCCTGGAGCGCGACACCGGCGGCTGGCTCGATGCCGCGCGCAACCTGCGCAAGCGGCTCGCCAAGCCCTACGCCGAGCGCAAGGCCGCGGTGGACGAGCTGGCCACGAAGGTGCGGGCCGACCTCGACACGATGGACGAGTCCTACGGCTCGCGCGTGCAGGAGGTCGTCAAGCGGACGCGGCTCGACCTCAACCAGCTCGGCAGGACCCGCGGCGAGGGCCAGCGCGACACCACCCGCTACGACTCCGTGCTCGACACGCTGCTCCGGCTGCACGACGAGCTGGGCCTCCTCAGCGAGGACCCGCAGATCATCGGCCAGTTCAGGGCGCTGAGCGCGATCGCCCGCGCGAAGGAGGAGGTGTCCCGGCAGCGCGTCCAGCTGCTCAAGGGCTACTACAACTCCGCCAGCGTGGACGCCAAGGAGGTGGAGCGCTTCATCGCCTCCAACGCCTCCCAGCGCGCCGCGATCGCCACCGTCGGCCTGGAGGCCGGCCCGCAGGTCGGCATGAAGCTCCAGAAGGAGCTGACCATCCCGCAGTACTACAACACCGAGCTGACCAAGTCGCGCGCCATCACGCTGGCCAGCGGCAAGGCGCCCGGCGTCCGGCTGAGGCAGGACCTGCTCGCCAGCACCGACGCCAAGGTCACCCCGCCCGATCAGTGGTTCACCGACAACGCCACCACCATCAACGCCCTGCACAAGGTCGAGAGGGAGATCAGCGGCGCCCTGGCCCTGCGCGGCGGCGAGCTGCGCGACGCCGAGATCCGCGCCGCGGTCATCGCCGGAGCCCTGATCCTGGCGCTGCTGCTCCTCGTGCTGCTGCTGACCGTCGCCATCGCCCGCTCCATGGTCACGCCGCTGCGCCGCCTGCGCACCGAGGCTCTGGAGGTCGCCGGGTTCCGCCTGCCCGACGTGGTGCGCCAGCTGCGCCTGTCCGGCGACTCGGTGCCCGAGATCCGGCCCATCGACGTCGAGGGCAACGACGAGATCGGCGAGGTCGCCCGCGCCTTCGACCAGGTGCACCGGCAGGCCGTCCGGCTCGCCGGCGAGGAGGCGGAGCTGCGCAGCAACATCAGCTCCATGTTCGTCAACCTCTCGCGGCGCACCCAGACGCTGGTGGAACGGCAGATCTCGCTCATCGACGGCCTGGAGAAGGGCGAGCAGGACGGCGGCCGGCTGGCCGACCTGTTCAAGCTCGACCACCTGGCCACCCGCATGCGCCGCAACTCCGAGAACCTCCTGGTCCTCGCCGGGCACGAGCCCTCCCGCCGGCGCAGCCAGCCCGCCAAGCTCGTCGACGTGGTGCGCGCCTCCCTGTCGGAGGTCGAGGGCTACGAGCGCGTCCAGGTCAAGGTGCACCGTGGCACCTCGGTGCTCGGCAGCGTCGCCAACGACCTCGTGCACCTGGTGGCCGAGCTGGTCGAGAACGCCCTGCAGTTCTCCCCGAGCAACGCGCCCGTCGTGGTGACGAGCAGCCTCGTCGACGGGGGCGGCGCGCTGCTGTCGGTGACCGACGCGGGCATCAGCATGACCGAGGAGGAGCTGGGCGAGGCCAACCGCCGCCTGGCCGAGCCGCCCGTGGTCGACGTCTCCGTCTCCCGCCGGATGGGCCTGTTCGTGGTCGGCCGCCTGGCGCTGCGCCATGGCATCCGCGTCCAGCTCCGCAAGGGCAACGCCAACGGCCTGGTCGCCATGGTGCTGCTGCCTCCGGCGCTCGTCACCGACGGGAGCCAGAAGCCGCTGCCGCAGCGGCCCGCCTTCGGCGGTTCGGCCGCGGCCACGCCGCAGGCGGGCGGGCCCGGTGGGGTGCCGGTGCAGAACGGCACGTTCCGCTCGTTCAACAGCCTCGACTCCTTCGGGTCCCGCGGCGCCGCCCGCGGCGGCCCGCCCGCCGCCGGTGCCGGCACGGGATCCGCCGCCGATCCGCTCAACGGTCCCGCCATCGGCCCTGCCACCGGTCCGGCGGTCGCGCCCGGCGCCGGGGCGAACGGCGCCGGCGGGACCGGCGGCGCGAACGGCGTCGGCGGCGCCAACGGGCCGGGACCCGGACGCAACGGCGCGCCGCGCTTCACGGCCGACACGGACGGCGGCGCCTTCCGGCAGCAGTCGCTCGACACCGGCGGCTACCCGTCGTACCCGAGCCCGTCCTACCCCAGCACGGACCGCCCCGGCTTCCCGTCGTACCCGAGCACCGAGTCCGGCGGCTTCCAGACCCCGCCGCCCGCCTCGCCGCCCGCCGGGCCCCCCACGCCGTCGTTCAGCACGGCCGAGGTGCGCCGGCCCGACCCGCACCCGTCGGTGGACGTCTCGCCCATGGACTCCGGTGAGGAGTATCTGCCGATCTTCGCCTCGGTGGAGTCGGCGTGGTTCCGCAGGCCACCCGGCGAGCAGGCGCCCGCCCCGGCCGCGTCGGCCGCGAACCAGGGTGAGGCCACGCCCGCGCAAGCCGTACCCTCTGGGGAGGAAGCATGGCGAACCGCCGCTGACGCCGGCTGGCGTGCGGCGGCGGCCGCCAGCGACCCCAGTCTCGGCGGCATCACCGCCGCCGGGCTGCCCAAGCGCACCCCCAAGGCCAACCTGGTGCCCGGCACGGCGAGCCCGTCGAGCGCCCAGCCGCAGCGGCAGGCGCAGCGGGCTCCGGCTCCGCCGGTGTCCGCCGAGCGCATGCGCAGCAGGATGGCCAGCTACCAGCAGGGAGTGCGGCGCGGGCGTGCGGAAGTACGCGAACAGGAGGAACGAGAGTGA